In the genome of Hymenobacter taeanensis, one region contains:
- a CDS encoding sigma-54-dependent transcriptional regulator, with translation MILKRARVLVVDDDTDVLFAMRMLLKPEVQEVVTEKNPELLLSLLSKQHFDAIFLDMNYKSTLGTGNEGLFWLGRIREKDPSATVIMITAHGEINTAVRSLKAGATDFLVKPWHNAQLLETLTAALESKETSKAAATPSPTRRPASLAEFSLLGESEAMQAVFHKVEKVAPTEANVLLLGENGTGKELVAKALHQKSFRAAQPFITADLAAMSEGIFESELFGHKKGAFTDAREDRVGRFAAASGGTLFLDEIGNISLAQQAKLLTALQNREVIPLGSNAPQPIDIRLISATNAPLYELAAQRAFRKDLIYRLNTVEITLPPLRDRGDDVLLLARHFAGLYAARNRKPTPVFAPATLQKLRQHSWPGNVRELQHTVERAVILAEGDTLHPQDFHFSAMEAPAPTTASPASDEGPLQLSEVEKSTILRVIERHHGNITKAAKELGLTRTALYRRLEKHDL, from the coding sequence ATGATTTTAAAGAGAGCCCGTGTTTTGGTGGTTGATGATGACACGGATGTCTTGTTTGCCATGCGCATGCTGCTCAAGCCCGAGGTGCAGGAGGTAGTGACGGAAAAGAACCCCGAACTGCTACTCTCCCTGCTGAGTAAGCAGCATTTCGACGCGATTTTCCTCGACATGAACTACAAGAGCACGCTCGGCACCGGCAACGAGGGGCTTTTCTGGCTTGGGCGCATTCGCGAGAAGGACCCGTCCGCCACGGTCATTATGATTACCGCCCACGGCGAAATCAACACGGCCGTTCGCTCGCTTAAGGCCGGGGCCACCGATTTCCTCGTTAAGCCCTGGCACAACGCTCAGCTGTTGGAAACCCTTACGGCGGCCCTCGAATCCAAGGAGACCAGCAAAGCTGCCGCCACCCCCAGCCCAACCCGGCGCCCGGCCTCGCTGGCGGAGTTCTCCCTACTAGGTGAATCGGAAGCCATGCAGGCGGTCTTTCACAAGGTTGAGAAGGTGGCGCCCACCGAGGCAAACGTGCTGCTGCTAGGCGAAAACGGCACCGGCAAAGAGCTGGTGGCCAAAGCCCTACACCAAAAGTCGTTCCGCGCCGCCCAGCCCTTCATCACCGCCGACTTGGCCGCCATGAGCGAAGGTATTTTTGAAAGCGAACTATTTGGACACAAAAAAGGGGCCTTCACCGATGCTCGCGAGGACCGGGTGGGCCGGTTTGCCGCCGCCTCGGGCGGCACCCTCTTCCTGGATGAGATTGGCAACATTTCCTTGGCGCAGCAGGCCAAGCTGCTCACCGCCCTGCAAAACCGCGAGGTGATTCCGCTGGGCAGCAACGCCCCCCAGCCCATTGATATCCGGCTCATTTCAGCCACCAACGCGCCGCTCTACGAGCTAGCGGCCCAACGCGCCTTCCGCAAAGACCTCATCTACCGCCTCAACACCGTTGAGATTACGCTGCCACCCCTACGGGACCGGGGCGATGATGTGTTGCTTTTAGCCCGGCATTTTGCGGGCCTATACGCCGCGCGCAACCGCAAACCTACGCCTGTATTTGCGCCGGCTACCCTCCAGAAGCTGCGGCAGCATAGCTGGCCTGGCAATGTGCGAGAGCTGCAGCACACCGTAGAGCGGGCCGTGATTCTGGCTGAAGGCGACACCCTGCACCCGCAGGATTTCCACTTCTCCGCGATGGAAGCCCCTGCTCCTACTACCGCATCGCCCGCGTCAGACGAGGGGCCGTTGCAGTTAAGTGAAGTCGAGAAAAGCACGATTCTGCGCGTGATTGAGCGGCACCACGGCAACATCACTAAAGCGGCCAAGGAGCTAGGCCTCACCCGCACGGCCCTGTACCGCCGCCTCGAAAAACATGACCTTTAA
- a CDS encoding sensor histidine kinase: protein MTFKRLEIGIVLRLFVLLLLLYAAERAFEHSSYGLLTLTGLLLAGGVWELGQHVTRGTRALADFLLAVRYRDFSLHYNEAHPNRALRPLHAAFNELSATYRQLSAEREAQFTYLQTVLQLIDTGIVAYDADGQVESINESFKRTLELPYLKRMTTLQKRLPVLYDAILRLQPGASTIVKLSVGAKTMQLLLSATSFRLQSREFTLVAFKNVSTALEENETEAWQKLLRVMTHEIMNSVAPIASLADSLRRDLTRECEQAPAVQPMLADAVEGISIIQNRSEGLLRFAQVYRDFSTISAPVLATVYVQELFDDLRRLMGPQLAEGGIDLQTLVTPPDLQVQADARLLEQVFINLVLNAAYALRQRLSPRIILRAQNQDSGRVLLEVIDNGTGIPEEVLESIFIPFFTTRSGGTGIGLSLAKQIMHLHGGSIKVHTTLGEGTAFVLEL from the coding sequence ATGACCTTTAAGCGGCTCGAAATCGGTATTGTGCTGCGGCTTTTCGTGCTATTGCTCCTGCTTTACGCGGCCGAGCGGGCTTTTGAGCACAGTAGTTATGGCCTGCTGACTCTGACCGGTTTGCTCCTGGCGGGAGGCGTGTGGGAGCTAGGCCAGCATGTTACCCGGGGCACCCGGGCCCTGGCGGATTTTTTGCTGGCGGTGCGCTACCGCGACTTCTCCCTGCACTACAACGAAGCCCACCCCAACCGGGCCCTACGGCCCCTGCACGCGGCTTTTAACGAGCTCAGTGCCACTTACCGGCAGCTTAGTGCTGAACGCGAGGCGCAGTTTACTTACCTGCAAACCGTATTACAACTCATCGACACGGGCATTGTGGCCTACGATGCCGACGGCCAGGTGGAGTCCATTAATGAGTCGTTCAAACGGACGCTGGAGTTACCCTACCTCAAGCGTATGACTACGCTGCAAAAGCGCCTGCCGGTGCTTTATGACGCTATTCTGCGGCTGCAGCCGGGCGCTTCTACCATCGTTAAGCTCAGCGTTGGGGCTAAAACCATGCAGCTGCTGCTCTCGGCTACCAGCTTCCGGCTGCAGAGCCGGGAATTCACGCTTGTGGCCTTCAAGAACGTGAGCACCGCGCTGGAGGAAAACGAGACGGAAGCCTGGCAAAAGCTGCTGCGAGTGATGACCCACGAAATCATGAATTCGGTGGCTCCGATTGCCTCTCTAGCCGACTCGCTCCGCCGCGACCTAACGCGCGAGTGCGAGCAGGCACCGGCAGTCCAGCCTATGCTGGCTGACGCCGTGGAGGGCATTAGTATCATCCAAAACCGTAGCGAAGGCCTACTACGATTTGCGCAGGTCTATCGAGATTTCAGCACTATCAGCGCGCCTGTGCTTGCCACCGTGTACGTGCAGGAGTTGTTCGATGACCTGCGGCGGCTGATGGGCCCGCAACTGGCAGAAGGCGGAATTGACTTACAAACCCTCGTAACACCGCCTGATCTGCAGGTGCAGGCCGATGCGCGCCTGCTAGAGCAGGTATTTATCAATCTTGTGCTTAACGCAGCGTATGCCCTCCGCCAGCGGCTTTCCCCCCGCATTATTCTGCGAGCCCAGAATCAGGATAGTGGCCGGGTGCTGCTGGAAGTAATCGATAACGGCACCGGCATACCGGAGGAGGTGTTGGAGAGTATCTTCATCCCCTTTTTTACCACCCGCAGCGGCGGCACCGGCATTGGCCTTAGTTTGGCCAAACAGATTATGCACCTGCACGGTGGCAGCATCAAAGTGCATACCACGCTAGGAGAAGGCACCGCCTTCGTTTTAGAACTTTAG
- a CDS encoding TPM domain-containing protein, translating into MTNILSPALRRWLLLLTLLLAFVPALSPLALGQDVPPRPNPPRLVNDLAGMLRPNEVQQLEQKLVAYNDSTSSQIAVVTVPTLGDYEIADYAQKLYETWGIGQKNNNNGVLILVAQQEHQVRIQPGYGLEGAIPDALAKRIISNTIAPAFKEERYFDGIDRATDQLIALAKGEYKADPSTMPQRQRSRDSSGSGWTFWLIIGMLVLFILLRNRGGGNGGRRNRGFGGGMIPPIIFGDFSGGRGVFGGGGFGGGGGFGGGGGGGFGGFGGGSSGGGGASGSW; encoded by the coding sequence ATGACCAATATCCTCTCTCCCGCGCTCCGACGCTGGCTACTGTTACTAACGCTGTTACTGGCCTTTGTGCCTGCCTTGAGCCCCCTAGCCCTAGGCCAGGACGTACCGCCTCGGCCCAACCCGCCCCGCCTGGTTAATGACTTGGCCGGTATGTTGCGCCCCAACGAGGTGCAGCAGTTGGAGCAGAAGCTGGTGGCCTACAATGATTCTACGTCCTCGCAGATTGCGGTGGTTACCGTGCCCACACTGGGCGACTACGAAATTGCCGACTACGCCCAAAAGCTTTACGAAACCTGGGGTATTGGACAGAAGAACAACAATAATGGCGTGCTGATACTAGTAGCGCAGCAAGAACATCAGGTGCGCATTCAGCCGGGTTACGGCTTAGAAGGAGCAATACCTGATGCCTTAGCCAAGCGAATCATATCCAACACCATAGCACCCGCCTTCAAGGAGGAACGCTACTTCGATGGAATTGACCGCGCCACCGACCAACTCATTGCCTTGGCAAAAGGCGAGTATAAGGCTGACCCCAGCACCATGCCCCAGCGGCAACGCAGCCGCGACTCCAGCGGCTCGGGCTGGACGTTCTGGCTGATTATCGGCATGCTGGTGCTGTTCATCCTGCTCCGCAACCGGGGCGGCGGAAACGGGGGCCGCCGCAACCGCGGCTTCGGCGGCGGCATGATTCCGCCCATCATTTTCGGCGACTTCAGCGGCGGCCGCGGCGTATTTGGCGGTGGTGGCTTCGGCGGAGGTGGTGGTTTTGGGGGCGGCGGAGGCGGTGGCTTCGGTGGCTTCGGCGGCGGCAGCTCCGGCGGCGGCGGCGCCAGTGGCAGCTGGTAG
- a CDS encoding TPM domain-containing protein encodes MTNPLTPEQEAALVAAIKQAETATSGEIRVHLEDTCPTPEPLDRAAQVFADLAMHKTAQRNGVLFYMAWESRQFAVIGDIGINSVVPDDFWETTKETVLHLFRSERYVHGLEQGVRMVGEQLRRYFPYDAATDQNELDDSISFGDSKPPRV; translated from the coding sequence ATGACCAACCCTCTTACCCCTGAGCAGGAGGCGGCCCTTGTGGCCGCCATCAAACAGGCCGAGACAGCCACCTCGGGTGAAATCCGGGTGCATCTGGAAGACACCTGCCCCACCCCCGAGCCACTTGATAGAGCCGCGCAGGTATTCGCCGATCTGGCCATGCACAAAACTGCGCAGCGTAATGGTGTGCTGTTTTACATGGCCTGGGAAAGCCGTCAGTTTGCCGTAATCGGCGACATCGGAATTAACTCCGTTGTGCCCGACGACTTCTGGGAAACCACCAAAGAAACTGTGCTGCACCTGTTCCGGTCTGAGCGCTACGTACACGGTCTGGAACAGGGCGTGCGCATGGTGGGCGAACAACTACGCCGGTACTTCCCCTACGACGCCGCCACCGACCAGAACGAACTCGACGACTCTATCTCGTTTGGCGACTCCAAGCCGCCGCGTGTATGA
- a CDS encoding LemA family protein yields the protein MKRFLLYFAGLVILLSQSSCGYNGMVSRDQAVKAQWANVQSAYQRRSDLIPNLVNTVKGAANFEKSTLTDVINARAKATSVQLNADNLTPENLRQFQEAQSQVGAGLGRLLAVSENYPELKANANFQELQAQIEGTENRINVERNKFNTVTNDYNGFVKSFPNNLFAGMFGFKEKPYFEADPASQKAPTVQF from the coding sequence ATGAAACGCTTTCTTCTCTACTTCGCGGGCCTGGTAATTCTGCTCTCGCAATCTTCGTGCGGCTACAACGGCATGGTTAGCCGCGACCAGGCCGTGAAAGCTCAGTGGGCCAACGTGCAAAGTGCTTACCAGCGCCGCTCCGACCTGATTCCGAACCTGGTGAACACCGTAAAAGGAGCCGCTAACTTCGAGAAATCGACCCTGACGGACGTTATCAATGCCCGCGCTAAGGCAACCAGCGTGCAGCTCAACGCCGACAACCTCACGCCCGAAAACCTCCGGCAGTTTCAGGAAGCTCAAAGCCAGGTGGGCGCGGGCCTGGGCCGTTTGCTGGCCGTATCTGAAAATTACCCGGAGCTGAAAGCCAACGCCAACTTTCAGGAGCTGCAAGCCCAGATTGAGGGCACTGAAAACCGCATTAACGTGGAGCGCAACAAGTTCAACACGGTTACCAACGACTACAACGGCTTCGTGAAATCCTTTCCCAACAACCTGTTTGCGGGTATGTTTGGCTTTAAAGAGAAACCATATTTCGAGGCTGACCCAGCTTCGCAGAAAGCTCCAACGGTGCAGTTTTAA
- a CDS encoding sugar phosphate nucleotidyltransferase, translating to MKAVIPVAGIGSRLRPHTHTQPKSLVPVAGNTILGHIIDRLMSAGVEEFVFIIGYLGEKIESYVRRQYPQLRSSFVVQEPREGIAHALWLARDQFRHEADGILILLGDTIVDVDLPAVMRTEGTVLAVKEVKTPSMFGLVETASNGRVTKVVEKPRIPKSNFALVGLYKIANPDWLASALERIIDQNQRTHGEFQLTDALMLMIQDGADMTTVSVDNWFDCGRKESLLEANARLLNVPEFLGQVPQFPDTIIIPPVSIGKDCQISNSIIGPNVAIGDRTIVKNTILSDSIIGSYSELRSAVMHDCIVGSDALFKGTRHSLNIGDNTEIDYS from the coding sequence ATGAAAGCAGTTATTCCTGTTGCCGGTATTGGGTCGCGCCTGCGGCCGCATACGCACACCCAGCCCAAATCGCTGGTGCCCGTGGCTGGCAATACTATCCTGGGCCACATCATTGATCGGCTTATGAGTGCCGGGGTGGAGGAGTTTGTGTTCATCATCGGCTACCTAGGCGAGAAAATTGAAAGCTACGTGCGTCGGCAGTATCCACAGCTGCGCAGCTCGTTTGTGGTGCAGGAGCCCCGCGAGGGCATTGCCCACGCCCTGTGGCTGGCCCGTGACCAGTTTCGCCACGAAGCCGACGGTATTCTGATTCTGCTCGGTGATACCATTGTGGACGTGGACCTGCCCGCTGTAATGCGCACCGAAGGCACGGTGCTGGCCGTGAAGGAAGTGAAAACGCCGTCTATGTTTGGCCTGGTAGAGACGGCCAGCAATGGCCGCGTAACCAAAGTGGTTGAAAAGCCGCGCATCCCGAAGTCGAACTTCGCCCTCGTAGGCCTCTATAAAATTGCTAACCCCGACTGGCTGGCCTCGGCTCTGGAGCGCATTATTGATCAGAACCAGCGCACCCACGGCGAGTTTCAGCTCACCGATGCGCTCATGCTCATGATTCAGGACGGCGCCGACATGACCACGGTTTCGGTTGATAACTGGTTTGACTGCGGCCGCAAGGAGAGCCTGCTGGAGGCCAACGCCCGCCTGCTCAACGTGCCGGAGTTCCTAGGCCAGGTGCCGCAGTTTCCGGATACCATCATTATTCCGCCCGTGAGCATCGGGAAGGATTGCCAGATCAGTAACTCCATCATCGGCCCCAACGTGGCCATTGGCGACCGTACCATCGTCAAGAACACCATCCTCAGCGACTCCATCATTGGGTCTTACTCCGAGTTGCGCTCCGCCGTCATGCACGACTGCATCGTTGGTTCCGATGCGCTGTTCAAAGGCACCCGCCACAGCCTCAACATCGGCGACAACACCGAAATAGATTACAGCTAG
- a CDS encoding prolyl oligopeptidase family serine peptidase: protein MQKLTIPVLALAALASCRSAQPSAPASSGPATKAAGAATTSTSSPVQYPQTKKVDHKDDYFGTTVADPYRWLEDLDSPETKAWVEAENKVTFGYLEQIKFRDKIRERLTKIWNYERFGIPQQEGEQLYFSKNDGLQNQAVLYTQQDGQEGQPDVLLDPNKFSADGTTALAGTYFSNDHRYLAYATSGGGSDWQKMKVLDLKTRQPLTDELQWVKVSGAAWYKDGFFYSRYDAPKAGQNQLSGKNEYHKVYYHQLGKPQSTDKLVYEDPKMALGFRTVGTTEDERFLVLYLTDGKADGNRLSVRDLTDPKQANTFTPLISSYEYNNSVVGNVGGKLLVHTNYKAPRYRVVLIDPKKPQEANWKEVLPQTENKLEGVDQVGGYLVASYLKDASSLVKVYTEKGEFKHDVALPAIGTASGFGGKRNSKTVYYAFTSFTYPTTIYKYDLATNTSTVFRAPTVDVKPDDYVTTQVFYSSKDGTKIPMFITHKKGLKLDGKNPTYLYAYGGFNISLTPSFSVARMLWLENGGILAIPNLRGGGEYGEAWHKAGMTPNKQNVFDDFIAAAEYLKVQGYTTTEKLAMAGGSNGGLLVGATMTQRPDLCGVAFPAVGVMDMLRYQKFTIGWNWAPEYGTSDNYDQFQNLYKFSPLHTLKPGTSYPATLITTADHDDRVVPAHSFKFAAALQAANAGPKPQLIRVDVNAGHGAGKSTKLQIDEWADVWAFAYQNMGVNPYKK from the coding sequence ATGCAAAAACTTACTATTCCTGTACTCGCGCTGGCAGCACTGGCCTCCTGTCGCTCGGCGCAGCCAAGTGCACCAGCATCTTCGGGGCCGGCTACAAAAGCTGCTGGTGCTGCTACCACTTCTACTTCCTCTCCTGTGCAATACCCGCAAACCAAGAAAGTCGACCATAAAGACGACTACTTCGGCACCACTGTGGCCGACCCATACCGCTGGCTCGAAGACCTCGACTCGCCCGAAACTAAGGCGTGGGTTGAGGCCGAAAACAAGGTGACGTTTGGTTACCTCGAGCAAATAAAGTTTCGGGATAAAATTCGGGAGCGGCTCACTAAAATCTGGAATTACGAGCGGTTTGGCATTCCGCAGCAGGAGGGTGAGCAGCTTTACTTCAGCAAGAACGATGGCCTTCAGAATCAGGCCGTGCTCTATACCCAGCAAGATGGACAGGAGGGCCAGCCCGACGTGCTGCTGGACCCCAACAAGTTCTCCGCCGACGGTACCACGGCCCTGGCCGGTACCTACTTTTCCAACGACCACCGTTACCTGGCCTACGCCACTAGTGGCGGCGGCTCTGACTGGCAGAAGATGAAGGTGCTCGACCTGAAAACCCGGCAGCCCCTCACCGATGAGCTGCAGTGGGTGAAAGTATCGGGCGCGGCCTGGTACAAAGACGGCTTCTTCTACAGCCGTTACGATGCCCCCAAAGCCGGGCAGAACCAGCTATCCGGCAAAAACGAGTACCACAAAGTGTACTACCACCAGCTCGGCAAGCCTCAGAGCACCGATAAGCTGGTGTACGAGGACCCCAAAATGGCCCTGGGCTTCCGCACCGTGGGCACCACCGAGGATGAGCGCTTTCTGGTGCTCTACCTCACCGATGGTAAAGCCGACGGTAACCGCCTCTCGGTGCGCGACCTCACTGACCCCAAGCAGGCCAACACCTTCACGCCTCTCATTAGCAGCTACGAGTACAACAACTCGGTAGTGGGCAACGTGGGCGGGAAGCTGCTGGTGCATACCAATTACAAGGCTCCCCGTTACCGCGTCGTGCTCATCGACCCCAAGAAGCCCCAGGAGGCCAACTGGAAAGAGGTGCTGCCTCAGACCGAGAATAAGCTAGAAGGCGTAGACCAGGTGGGCGGCTACCTGGTAGCGTCTTACCTGAAAGACGCCAGCAGCCTGGTGAAGGTATATACTGAGAAAGGAGAGTTTAAGCACGATGTGGCCCTGCCCGCTATTGGCACGGCCTCGGGCTTCGGCGGTAAGCGCAATTCCAAAACAGTGTACTACGCCTTCACCTCGTTTACCTACCCCACCACCATCTATAAGTATGACCTGGCCACAAATACCAGCACCGTATTCCGGGCCCCGACGGTAGATGTGAAGCCTGATGACTACGTGACCACGCAGGTGTTCTACTCCAGCAAGGACGGCACCAAGATCCCGATGTTTATCACGCACAAAAAAGGCCTGAAGCTGGACGGCAAGAACCCCACTTACCTCTACGCCTACGGCGGCTTTAACATCTCCCTGACGCCAAGCTTCAGCGTGGCCCGTATGCTGTGGCTGGAAAACGGCGGCATCCTGGCCATTCCGAACCTGCGGGGCGGCGGCGAGTACGGCGAGGCCTGGCACAAAGCCGGCATGACGCCCAACAAGCAAAACGTATTCGACGACTTTATTGCCGCCGCTGAGTACCTCAAGGTGCAGGGCTACACCACCACCGAGAAACTGGCCATGGCCGGGGGCTCGAACGGGGGCCTACTGGTGGGCGCCACCATGACCCAGCGCCCCGACCTGTGTGGCGTGGCCTTCCCGGCGGTGGGCGTAATGGACATGCTGCGCTACCAGAAGTTCACCATCGGCTGGAACTGGGCCCCCGAGTATGGCACCTCTGATAACTACGACCAGTTCCAGAACCTCTATAAATTCTCGCCTCTGCATACCCTGAAGCCGGGCACCAGCTACCCGGCCACCCTGATTACCACCGCCGACCACGACGACCGCGTGGTGCCGGCGCACTCCTTCAAGTTTGCGGCGGCCCTACAGGCAGCCAATGCAGGCCCTAAGCCCCAGCTGATTCGGGTGGATGTGAATGCGGGCCACGGGGCCGGCAAAAGCACCAAGCTGCAAATTGACGAGTGGGCTGATGTCTGGGCCTTTGCCTATCAGAACATGGGGGTAAACCCCTACAAGAAATAA
- a CDS encoding GNAT family N-acetyltransferase has protein sequence MSTITIRRGREADLPQVLALIQELAVYERAPDEVTNTLEDMQRDGFGPDAIFKFFVAEQEGKIQGIALYYTGYSTWKGRMLYLEDLVVTEELRGTGIGKRLFDAVVAEARHTGANRMKWQVLEWNEPAIGFYKKIGANLDPEWHNGNLTIEQLQAYECEVVKE, from the coding sequence ATGTCAACTATCACCATCCGCCGCGGCCGGGAGGCCGATTTGCCCCAGGTATTAGCCCTCATTCAGGAGCTGGCCGTGTACGAGCGTGCCCCTGATGAAGTCACGAACACGCTGGAAGACATGCAGCGCGACGGCTTCGGGCCCGATGCCATCTTTAAGTTCTTTGTAGCGGAGCAGGAAGGCAAAATCCAGGGTATTGCGCTTTACTACACAGGCTACTCTACCTGGAAGGGCCGTATGCTCTACCTCGAGGATCTGGTAGTAACGGAAGAGCTGCGCGGCACCGGCATCGGTAAGCGCCTCTTCGATGCCGTGGTGGCCGAAGCTCGCCACACCGGCGCCAACCGCATGAAGTGGCAGGTGCTGGAATGGAACGAGCCCGCCATTGGCTTCTACAAGAAAATAGGCGCCAACCTCGACCCCGAGTGGCACAACGGCAACCTGACCATTGAGCAGCTGCAGGCCTACGAGTGTGAAGTGGTAAAGGAGTAA
- a CDS encoding DUF4286 family protein, whose product MILYNVTTSLDPEIADQWVAYMRETHMPDVMDTGFFLKSQLCRLLNEEDDGITYAAQYYCVSLEQLEEYQRLAAPALRDEIEKHFGGRYASFRTMLEVVD is encoded by the coding sequence ATGATTCTGTACAACGTCACCACCAGCCTCGACCCGGAAATTGCCGACCAGTGGGTGGCCTACATGCGCGAAACGCACATGCCGGATGTTATGGATACCGGCTTTTTTCTGAAAAGCCAACTATGCCGCCTGCTCAATGAAGAGGATGACGGCATCACGTACGCCGCTCAATACTACTGCGTAAGTTTAGAGCAACTAGAAGAGTACCAGCGCCTGGCCGCCCCAGCCCTGCGCGATGAAATTGAAAAGCACTTCGGCGGCCGCTACGCCTCTTTCCGCACCATGCTGGAAGTAGTTGACTAG
- a CDS encoding DUF6526 family protein produces MANQPTKNTPMLYPWHHFVLLPAMLILSIYSVRRYLAVAGDDSEDSRLWFTLMALAVVSFGVLVMLRQHYALQLQDRLIRLEVRQRYFEVTGQSLRPLEEQLTLKQILSLRFAGDAELPALVQAAIREKLAPKDIQARIQEFHFDHLRV; encoded by the coding sequence ATGGCCAACCAGCCAACCAAAAATACGCCCATGCTGTATCCGTGGCACCACTTTGTGCTGCTGCCGGCCATGCTCATCCTCTCTATCTACAGCGTACGGCGCTACCTTGCCGTAGCCGGCGACGACTCTGAGGATTCCCGGCTGTGGTTTACCCTTATGGCCTTGGCAGTAGTGAGCTTTGGCGTACTGGTAATGCTACGCCAGCACTACGCCCTACAGCTCCAAGACCGGCTTATTCGGCTGGAGGTGCGCCAGCGCTACTTTGAAGTTACCGGCCAGAGCCTACGCCCCCTCGAAGAACAGCTCACGCTAAAACAGATTCTTTCCCTGCGCTTTGCCGGTGATGCTGAGCTGCCAGCCCTAGTGCAGGCGGCCATCCGGGAGAAGCTGGCTCCCAAGGATATTCAGGCCCGCATTCAGGAGTTTCACTTCGACCACCTACGAGTTTGA